A section of the Dehalobacter sp. DCM genome encodes:
- a CDS encoding GerAB/ArcD/ProY family transporter: protein MIKEGHFGFYEAYSLITIVLVTKIFYTSPLAIIRLLGTAAWLGTLISCCTALLFFVLLYFLMKRFPGSDLYHIFETVTGKFIGKILILIFTAYLVYFAGINLSEFIVILKIYTLPLSPSSFLIGAFLLITIVMGYVGLEGIARVSRVFVYPIIGGVILILLLAIPSYDFDYLKPYLGYGVQKTALVGLLRSSAYDEIVLLAVIIRSLHNVKLFKRVGFLSLLTTGLMLSASLMCMIASFQYTAGSEHISGMYQLTRVIYFSRFFQRVETLFLFVWIFSSLITVSFLFYEAISSYCRVFKITNHRPLLIPFAILIYFITMTPTTVTDLIEVHVMFVREYSIGIFMLIPLFVFAVAVIRRKKGVKSHAES from the coding sequence ATGATCAAGGAAGGGCATTTTGGTTTCTACGAGGCATATAGCCTGATAACCATCGTACTGGTAACGAAGATCTTTTATACCAGCCCCCTGGCCATTATCCGGCTCTTAGGGACGGCTGCTTGGTTAGGAACACTTATTTCCTGTTGTACCGCCTTACTCTTTTTTGTTCTGCTTTATTTCCTGATGAAACGTTTCCCGGGCTCAGATCTTTATCACATCTTTGAAACAGTTACCGGTAAATTCATTGGTAAAATCCTCATTTTGATCTTCACTGCCTACCTGGTCTACTTCGCAGGAATTAATTTAAGCGAGTTTATCGTGATTCTCAAGATATACACGCTGCCACTTTCGCCTTCATCTTTTCTAATTGGTGCATTTCTGCTCATAACCATTGTGATGGGATATGTTGGACTTGAGGGTATCGCCCGCGTATCCCGTGTCTTTGTCTATCCGATCATCGGCGGGGTTATCCTTATCTTGCTGTTAGCGATTCCAAGCTATGACTTTGACTACTTGAAACCCTATCTCGGATATGGCGTGCAAAAAACAGCCCTAGTCGGACTGCTGCGCAGTTCCGCCTATGATGAAATTGTGCTCTTAGCCGTTATAATCCGTTCTCTGCACAATGTAAAACTGTTTAAGCGTGTTGGCTTCCTCAGTCTTTTGACAACCGGTCTGATGCTTTCAGCCAGCTTAATGTGCATGATTGCCTCATTTCAATATACGGCGGGAAGCGAGCATATCTCCGGCATGTATCAGCTCACCCGCGTGATCTATTTCTCGCGTTTTTTCCAACGCGTTGAGACGTTATTCTTGTTTGTCTGGATCTTTTCATCCCTTATCACCGTCAGCTTCTTGTTCTACGAAGCGATTAGTTCTTATTGTCGCGTCTTTAAGATCACGAATCACCGGCCATTATTAATCCCCTTCGCCATCCTGATTTATTTCATCACGATGACCCCGACCACTGTGACCGACTTGATCGAAGTACACGTTATGTTTGTCCGTGAATATAGCATCGGGATTTTCATGCTTATCCCCCTGTTTGTCTTCGCTGTTGCTGTAATCCGCCGTAAAAAAGGAGTGAAATCCCATGCGGAAAGTTAG
- a CDS encoding Ger(x)C family spore germination protein translates to MRKVRFNAFGSHSKLICIILIVLVGFLPQYGCYDAVEVDEEVYTLAIGVDKGSSGMIRMTFQYASYKEGGGGKSAGSSESGGGGAGSSSDDTGEVDGTIVTTVESPTLLEGINLLNASANRQVSLMHAKMLVFSEEYAREGIQKYIDPLVRFREAREFMRVVVCQGKAEDFIRENKTLIGTSASKGIDLMFEQSKMTGYYPDVFFTDFYTSLLTPYGQATAVYAGVNDFNHFGEDKDHTMLPATPKTSYEPGMIPRKGGTKKELFGTAVFDGDKMVGSLDQHQTRFYLMTIGEFRTGNFTLEDPDKPGYFIVIQCRLIEKPKIKARMQNGLPVIELELKLDSNIISIQSRIHHENQQDIAAIEKLIQDYFTQGIQDTIQTTQKKWNTDIFYFGKKVAGNFMTIPDFEQYNWLAHYRDAVIKTNVSVKLFGSGSIYQASPIRSSTSIQGEKNE, encoded by the coding sequence ATGCGGAAAGTTAGGTTTAACGCCTTTGGCTCCCATTCTAAGCTGATCTGTATTATTTTGATCGTCCTGGTTGGCTTTCTGCCCCAGTACGGTTGTTATGATGCCGTTGAGGTAGACGAAGAAGTCTATACGTTAGCTATCGGTGTGGACAAAGGGAGCAGCGGTATGATCCGGATGACCTTTCAGTATGCATCCTATAAGGAGGGAGGCGGAGGAAAAAGCGCCGGAAGCAGCGAATCAGGCGGGGGCGGCGCAGGAAGCAGTTCCGACGATACAGGGGAAGTAGACGGAACCATTGTAACGACTGTTGAGTCCCCCACCCTATTGGAGGGAATTAATCTTTTAAATGCCTCCGCCAACCGTCAAGTGTCACTGATGCATGCTAAAATGCTGGTTTTTTCCGAAGAGTATGCCCGGGAGGGCATCCAAAAATATATCGATCCGCTGGTTAGGTTTCGGGAAGCCAGGGAGTTCATGCGGGTTGTCGTCTGTCAGGGCAAAGCCGAAGACTTCATCCGGGAAAACAAAACACTTATCGGTACCAGCGCGTCGAAAGGCATTGACCTCATGTTTGAACAATCCAAGATGACCGGCTATTATCCGGATGTCTTTTTTACGGATTTCTATACATCACTGTTAACACCCTATGGTCAAGCAACGGCGGTCTATGCCGGGGTCAACGATTTTAACCATTTCGGAGAGGATAAGGATCATACGATGCTGCCGGCCACCCCAAAAACATCCTATGAACCGGGTATGATTCCGCGCAAAGGCGGGACAAAGAAAGAATTATTTGGTACTGCGGTGTTTGACGGTGATAAAATGGTTGGGAGCCTTGACCAGCATCAAACGCGCTTTTACCTGATGACAATCGGCGAATTCCGAACAGGGAATTTTACGCTGGAAGACCCAGACAAACCGGGGTACTTTATTGTCATCCAATGCCGATTAATAGAAAAACCTAAAATAAAAGCCCGTATGCAAAACGGGCTGCCTGTTATTGAACTAGAGTTAAAGTTGGATTCCAATATCATATCCATTCAGAGTCGAATCCACCATGAGAATCAACAAGACATAGCGGCAATAGAAAAACTCATTCAGGATTACTTCACCCAAGGTATCCAGGATACCATTCAAACTACTCAAAAGAAATGGAATACGGATATATTCTACTTTGGCAAGAAGGTAGCCGGTAATTTTATGACGATCCCGGACTTTGAACAATACAATTGGCTTGCCCATTATCGCGATGCCGTGATCAAAACCAACGTCAGCGTCAAACTATTTGGCTCCGGAAGCATCTATCAGGCCAGTCCGATCCGCAGTTCGACATCAATACAAGGGGAGAAAAATGAATGA
- a CDS encoding FmdE family protein, whose protein sequence is MCKEKTPWEKCVEFHGHECMGLATGFRQANAALDALGIVRGTAEELTAVVENRNCSTDAIQVLTGCTFGKSNFIYNQTGNQALTLANKRTGKAVRILAKPKATRPEDGSYNALRAKISDGTATEEEKAVWTVQSKGRINAFLSAPIDDLYTIEEVPMP, encoded by the coding sequence ATGTGTAAGGAAAAGACCCCCTGGGAGAAATGTGTAGAATTTCACGGTCATGAATGTATGGGGTTGGCCACGGGCTTTCGTCAGGCCAATGCCGCGCTGGATGCACTGGGTATCGTCCGGGGTACAGCAGAGGAATTGACAGCGGTGGTGGAAAACCGGAACTGCAGTACGGATGCCATTCAGGTGCTGACCGGCTGTACTTTCGGGAAGAGCAACTTCATTTATAATCAAACCGGCAATCAGGCTTTGACCTTAGCGAATAAGCGAACCGGGAAGGCCGTTCGGATCCTGGCCAAACCGAAAGCCACTCGTCCGGAAGACGGGTCCTATAACGCGTTGCGGGCTAAAATATCCGACGGAACGGCGACTGAAGAAGAAAAAGCAGTATGGACCGTCCAGTCAAAAGGAAGGATCAATGCTTTTCTTTCCGCACCGATTGATGATTTATATACGATAGAAGAAGTACCTATGCCATAA
- a CDS encoding metal ABC transporter permease, with amino-acid sequence MIAHWYNLLDVLLPFDWLQYDFMKNALLAVILVTPIFGILGTMIVNNRMAFFSDALGHSALTGIAIGVLLGIQSPFWALLGFSVIFAVAIMIVKSANMASTDTIIGVFSSTAVALGIVILSRNGGFSKYTVYLIGDLLSIAPSELMVLGVILIVVLIFWAGWFNKLLLVSINQSLAKSRGINVRFYEFLFAVIIAVVVTVAIRWVGILIISSLLVLPAAASRSIAGNIRQYHVFAVLIAMISGLVGLIFSYYWGTATGATIVLILAVFFAGTFLINIVRR; translated from the coding sequence ATGATCGCACACTGGTATAATCTGCTCGATGTCTTGTTGCCCTTTGATTGGCTTCAGTATGATTTCATGAAAAATGCCTTGCTGGCGGTGATTCTGGTTACGCCGATTTTTGGCATTCTGGGGACGATGATCGTAAATAATCGGATGGCTTTTTTTTCCGATGCCCTGGGACATTCGGCTTTAACCGGTATTGCCATTGGCGTCCTATTGGGGATTCAAAGTCCCTTTTGGGCTCTTTTAGGCTTCTCGGTAATTTTTGCCGTGGCCATCATGATTGTAAAAAGTGCCAACATGGCATCGACGGATACGATTATCGGTGTATTCTCTTCCACCGCTGTCGCGCTCGGGATCGTGATCCTCTCGCGTAACGGAGGATTCAGCAAATATACCGTTTATCTGATCGGGGATCTCTTAAGCATCGCCCCATCCGAGCTGATGGTTCTTGGCGTGATTCTCATCGTGGTCCTGATATTTTGGGCCGGGTGGTTCAATAAGCTGCTGCTGGTCAGTATTAATCAATCCTTGGCGAAAAGCAGAGGCATCAACGTGCGTTTTTACGAATTCCTGTTTGCTGTGATCATTGCGGTTGTCGTTACTGTAGCTATTCGCTGGGTAGGGATCTTGATCATCAGTTCCCTCTTAGTACTCCCGGCGGCCGCCTCCAGAAGCATTGCCGGAAATATCCGGCAGTATCATGTGTTTGCGGTCCTTATCGCTATGATTTCAGGATTGGTCGGCTTGATTTTCTCCTACTACTGGGGAACAGCCACCGGCGCAACCATCGTCCTGATCCTGGCCGTATTTTTTGCCGGTACTTTCTTAATAAATATTGTACGGAGGTAA
- a CDS encoding metal ABC transporter ATP-binding protein, with protein sequence MTLRKHPQPVEVSCPHTLSNNCCCGLCSTRISNLGVTINKKEILKDINLQLCCGDLTAVIGPNGSGKTTLFKAMLGEIPHTGTVEFVDAAVADKGHPIIGYVPQKLDFDSSAPVTVMDLFAAAHAKTPVWFRTRRRIKDRMRRSLEHVQAEHLIDRRLGALSGGELQRVLLALALDPLPNLLFLDEPVSGIDQKGLVLFYDIVSKLRKDFDLSIILVSHDLDLVAKYADRVVFLNNKTITCCGTAEDVFRNQKVIETFGQGAYKGMESGQLIETIPLTTNREREKEKSHDRTLV encoded by the coding sequence ATGACTCTCAGAAAGCACCCCCAACCTGTCGAAGTAAGCTGTCCGCATACATTGAGCAATAATTGCTGCTGCGGATTATGCTCGACACGCATCAGCAATCTCGGTGTCACTATTAATAAAAAAGAAATACTCAAAGATATCAATCTGCAATTATGTTGCGGGGATCTGACCGCAGTTATTGGACCCAACGGTTCCGGAAAGACAACCCTTTTCAAAGCGATGCTGGGTGAAATTCCGCACACGGGTACGGTAGAGTTTGTTGATGCTGCAGTTGCCGATAAAGGACATCCGATCATTGGCTATGTGCCCCAAAAGCTCGATTTTGATTCCAGCGCACCGGTTACTGTCATGGACCTTTTTGCGGCTGCTCATGCTAAAACGCCGGTATGGTTCCGCACACGACGTAGAATAAAGGACCGCATGCGACGCAGTTTGGAGCATGTACAAGCCGAGCATCTGATCGACAGGCGCTTGGGCGCTTTATCCGGCGGCGAACTGCAGAGAGTGCTTCTCGCCCTGGCTTTGGATCCGCTGCCAAACCTTCTGTTCCTGGATGAGCCGGTATCCGGAATCGATCAAAAGGGCTTGGTGTTATTTTACGATATTGTATCCAAGCTCCGTAAGGATTTTGATTTATCGATTATTTTAGTTTCTCACGACTTGGACCTGGTAGCCAAATACGCGGATCGCGTTGTCTTTTTGAATAATAAGACGATCACCTGTTGCGGAACAGCCGAAGACGTCTTCCGTAACCAAAAGGTCATCGAAACCTTCGGACAAGGAGCGTATAAAGGAATGGAATCGGGACAATTGATCGAGACGATTCCGTTGACAACAAATAGGGAAAGAGAGAAAGAAAAATCGCATGATCGCACACTGGTATAA
- a CDS encoding metal ABC transporter substrate-binding protein codes for MRTRRWMVAVVMLLSVLVLFNGCGAKGDTSAKVSANAEPVVAQGPITIATSFYPIYIFTLNIAKDIPGVSVVNMTEQTAGCLHDYALSTKDMKNIENTQILIINGAGMESFMDKIIAQRPDLRIIDSSQGIELITEDGNENPHVWVSISKAMQQVQTIGDQLAILDPQHADNYAENTAAYLAKLEAERVKMHQVLDGLTHRDIVTFHEAFPYFAEEFNLNIVGVIEREPNTEPSAKELAETIEIIKQLKVKALFAEPQYSAKIAKTIAQETGARVYTLDPAVTGPMDADAYISIMDQNLKILKEALQ; via the coding sequence ATGCGTACAAGACGTTGGATGGTGGCAGTGGTGATGCTGCTGTCAGTACTCGTGCTGTTTAACGGCTGCGGGGCAAAAGGAGATACGAGCGCGAAGGTATCAGCCAATGCGGAGCCGGTTGTTGCCCAGGGGCCGATAACAATAGCCACCTCATTCTATCCGATTTACATTTTTACCCTGAATATCGCGAAGGATATTCCGGGGGTTTCGGTTGTCAATATGACGGAGCAGACAGCCGGTTGTCTGCATGACTATGCTCTTTCCACGAAGGATATGAAGAATATAGAGAACACACAGATTCTGATCATTAACGGCGCAGGGATGGAATCTTTTATGGACAAAATCATTGCTCAGCGCCCGGACTTAAGGATCATCGATTCCAGTCAGGGGATTGAGCTGATCACTGAGGACGGAAATGAAAATCCCCATGTCTGGGTCAGCATCTCCAAAGCGATGCAGCAGGTACAAACCATTGGTGATCAGCTGGCCATACTTGATCCACAACACGCGGATAACTATGCGGAAAATACCGCCGCCTATCTGGCTAAATTGGAAGCAGAAAGAGTCAAAATGCATCAGGTATTGGATGGATTAACGCATCGCGACATCGTTACCTTTCATGAAGCCTTCCCTTATTTTGCGGAAGAGTTCAATTTGAATATCGTCGGTGTCATCGAACGTGAACCGAACACGGAACCCAGTGCGAAAGAACTGGCGGAAACAATCGAAATTATTAAGCAACTCAAGGTCAAAGCACTGTTTGCGGAGCCGCAGTATTCTGCGAAAATCGCCAAGACCATTGCCCAGGAAACCGGTGCCCGAGTGTATACTCTTGATCCGGCTGTTACGGGTCCGATGGATGCGGATGCGTATATTTCTATTATGGATCAGAATCTTAAAATTTTAAAAGAGGCGCTGCAATGA
- a CDS encoding Fur family transcriptional regulator has translation MPEHQNPGSTELLKNAGIKNTKHRSLIFELLEHATEPLTAEDIFISLKEKSASISLSTVYRALEKLTAGNLLLKSTLSDDGKARYELNNHEHKHYLICMKCNKHISIDECPMKDFEKLLESQENFDVIRHKLEIYGYCRDCKTSPLPKR, from the coding sequence TTGCCTGAACATCAGAATCCGGGATCCACGGAGTTACTAAAAAATGCAGGGATTAAAAATACCAAGCATCGAAGCTTGATATTTGAGTTGCTGGAACATGCCACAGAACCGTTAACAGCGGAAGACATCTTTATTTCATTAAAGGAAAAAAGCGCCTCCATTTCGCTTTCGACTGTTTATCGTGCACTGGAGAAATTGACTGCCGGCAACTTGCTCTTAAAGAGTACTTTATCTGATGACGGCAAAGCCCGCTATGAATTGAATAACCATGAACATAAACATTATCTGATTTGTATGAAATGCAATAAACACATTTCCATCGATGAATGCCCGATGAAGGATTTCGAAAAGCTGCTGGAAAGCCAGGAGAATTTCGATGTCATCCGGCATAAACTTGAAATCTACGGTTATTGCAGGGACTGTAAAACGTCGCCGTTACCAAAGAGGTAA